In Candidatus Sedimenticola sp. (ex Thyasira tokunagai), the following proteins share a genomic window:
- a CDS encoding IS3 family transposase (programmed frameshift): MGYPKERKESVLKKMLPPNNKTIPEISKEEGICEGTLYNWRKAARAEGRLMPDGDSTPTGWSATDKFTAVVETAPMNEAELSAYCRERGLYAEQIGEWREACEQANDWDRNQNKRLKDIRKVDEKRIKELERDLNRKEKALAETAALLVLRKKAQANLGGRRGRMINVPDRRRAVELIEEAVGAGASAQKACEVLEISLRTYKRWTDGDAVNADGRPDVKRPEPANKLKPEERQRILETCNEEAYQSLPPSQIVPALADKDTYIASESSFYRVLKEEDQLHRRGRVQAPRRVSKPAAYKATAPNQVWSWDITFLATTITGMFYRLYLVMDIYSRKIVGWEIHENETADNASLLIRKACLTEGIHERGLVLHSDNGSPMKGATMLATLQKLGVVPSFSRPSVSNDNPYSESLFGTMKYTPAFPSKPFESLDAARDWVYNFIRWYNEEHRHSGIQFVTPAQRHSGVELSILANRETVYEAAKQRNPERWSRETRNWTPVGEVWLNPENQDSRGAGIRDEAA; this comes from the exons ATGGGTTATCCAAAAGAGCGGAAAGAATCGGTACTGAAAAAGATGCTGCCGCCGAACAATAAAACGATACCAGAGATATCCAAGGAGGAAGGGATCTGCGAAGGCACGCTGTACAACTGGAGAAAAGCAGCCCGTGCTGAAGGGCGATTGATGCCTGATGGAGACAGCACTCCCACCGGATGGAGTGCCACAGATAAGTTCACAGCGGTTGTTGAGACTGCACCAATGAATGAGGCTGAGCTATCCGCTTACTGTCGTGAGCGTGGACTGTATGCCGAACAGATCGGTGAGTGGCGAGAAGCCTGTGAACAAGCGAATGACTGGGATCGAAATCAGAACAAGCGGTTAAAGGATATCCGTAAAGTGGATGAGAAGCGGATCAAAGAGTTGGAGCGAGATCTTAACCGCAAAGAGAAAGCGCTAGCTGAAACCGCAGCCCTACTGGTTCTGAGAAAAAAAGCCCAGGCGA ATCTGGGGGGACGGAGAGGAAGAATGATCAATGTCCCAGATCGCCGTAGAGCTGTTGAATTGATCGAAGAAGCGGTAGGTGCCGGTGCATCAGCGCAAAAAGCCTGCGAGGTACTGGAGATCAGTCTGCGCACCTATAAGCGCTGGACTGATGGTGATGCGGTCAATGCCGATGGCCGACCGGATGTTAAACGCCCAGAGCCCGCGAACAAACTGAAACCGGAGGAGCGACAGCGAATCCTGGAGACGTGTAATGAGGAAGCATACCAAAGCCTACCGCCATCACAGATCGTACCGGCACTGGCCGACAAAGACACCTATATCGCTTCCGAGTCCAGCTTTTACAGGGTACTGAAGGAGGAAGATCAGTTGCATCGCCGTGGGAGAGTGCAAGCACCGAGGCGAGTGAGCAAGCCAGCGGCTTACAAGGCTACAGCCCCGAATCAGGTATGGAGTTGGGATATCACATTCTTGGCAACGACCATCACCGGAATGTTCTACAGGCTTTACCTAGTGATGGACATCTACAGCCGCAAGATTGTCGGGTGGGAAATCCACGAAAATGAGACAGCTGATAATGCCTCGCTGTTGATCCGTAAAGCCTGCCTGACGGAGGGTATCCATGAACGTGGGCTGGTGCTTCACTCTGATAATGGATCACCGATGAAAGGTGCAACCATGCTGGCGACACTGCAAAAGTTGGGTGTAGTGCCGTCATTCAGTCGCCCTTCGGTGAGCAACGACAACCCCTATTCTGAGAGTTTGTTTGGGACAATGAAATACACACCGGCATTTCCGTCGAAACCGTTTGAGAGCTTAGATGCTGCGCGTGACTGGGTTTACAATTTCATTCGCTGGTATAACGAAGAGCACCGTCACAGCGGGATTCAGTTCGTGACACCCGCCCAACGTCATAGTGGTGTGGAGCTGTCGATTCTTGCGAATCGGGAGACGGTCTACGAAGCTGCAAAGCAACGAAACCCAGAGCGTTGGAGTAGAGAAACACGGAACTGGACGCCAGTCGGTGAAGTATGGCTGAACCCGGAGAATCAGGACTCGAGAGGAGCTGGAATTAGAGACGAAGCAGCGTAG